A single window of Flavobacteriales bacterium DNA harbors:
- a CDS encoding alpha/beta hydrolase, which yields MKKSGLLLIGCCLAYTAGFALNPSRTYSVTPDEYGIEYETVKIPTDDKLTLNGWWFKPAEESTKCVIVSDDGDGNMADNLEIISQFLTLGYHVLAYDYRGYGESDEFAIKNDFFTYHQFSKDLDAAIGWVKKYHATLYTVDLYGIGIGAGLSIGVGANNTKIKRIIADGTYVSFQKQKDKVKQVEGKDLKLPIGYNKYVMEPEYAVAEKGIHLRGILYIVGENDPIDGPDELKDLVKAKKKESVLYVVPGVTNQQTFTSNKSGYFDQVKDFLEKYTK from the coding sequence ATGAAAAAATCGGGCCTGTTGCTGATCGGATGTTGCCTGGCATATACTGCCGGCTTTGCCCTGAACCCGTCGCGCACCTATAGCGTGACCCCTGATGAATATGGCATCGAATATGAAACGGTGAAAATCCCAACCGACGATAAGCTGACATTGAACGGATGGTGGTTCAAACCGGCTGAGGAATCCACCAAATGTGTCATCGTCAGCGACGACGGCGACGGCAACATGGCGGATAACCTCGAGATCATTTCACAATTCCTGACCCTGGGATACCACGTACTGGCCTATGATTACCGCGGCTACGGAGAAAGCGATGAGTTCGCCATCAAGAATGATTTCTTTACCTACCACCAGTTTTCCAAAGACCTCGACGCCGCCATCGGCTGGGTGAAGAAGTACCACGCCACCCTGTACACGGTTGACCTGTATGGCATCGGCATCGGCGCCGGACTTTCCATCGGCGTGGGCGCTAACAACACCAAGATCAAACGCATCATCGCTGACGGAACCTACGTGTCTTTCCAGAAGCAAAAGGACAAGGTGAAACAGGTGGAAGGCAAAGACCTGAAGCTGCCCATCGGTTACAACAAGTATGTGATGGAACCCGAATATGCAGTGGCCGAAAAAGGCATCCACCTGCGTGGCATCCTTTACATCGTGGGTGAGAATGACCCGATCGACGGGCCGGATGAACTTAAAGACCTCGTGAAAGCGAAGAAGAAAGAATCGGTGCTGTACGTGGTGCCGGGTGTCACCAATCAGCAAACGTTCACCTCGAACAAAAGCGGATACTTCGACCAGGTGAAGGATTTCCTGGAAAAGTACACGAAATAG
- a CDS encoding alpha/beta hydrolase: MLVYFISGLGADHRVFKNLELPGIEMKFLPWLIPEKDESLHDYASRMIRGIDTSEPVRIVGVSFGGIMAQTIASMITCRQIVLISSVRSPEAYHKFVKWVSKVRLDKVFPMAGLQHFPRKGMDYYFGLETREDSDLLRDMIGHADKYLLRWSVEQVLQWTPPKLSVRVSHIHGTEDRIFPVQYVKDATLIPGGGHFMVLNKSREVEEALELLIRD, translated from the coding sequence ATGCTTGTATACTTCATCAGCGGATTGGGTGCCGATCACAGGGTGTTCAAAAACCTGGAACTTCCAGGCATTGAAATGAAATTCCTTCCGTGGCTGATCCCGGAAAAAGATGAAAGCCTGCACGACTATGCATCACGCATGATCCGTGGTATTGATACATCCGAACCCGTGCGGATCGTGGGCGTGTCTTTCGGCGGTATCATGGCACAAACCATCGCAAGCATGATCACTTGCCGGCAGATCGTGCTTATATCCAGTGTGCGGTCGCCGGAGGCGTATCATAAGTTTGTGAAATGGGTGAGCAAGGTGAGGTTGGACAAGGTTTTTCCAATGGCGGGATTGCAACATTTCCCAAGAAAGGGGATGGACTATTACTTCGGACTGGAAACGCGGGAAGACTCCGACCTGCTGCGCGACATGATCGGGCATGCCGACAAATACCTCCTGCGATGGTCGGTGGAACAGGTGCTGCAATGGACACCGCCGAAGCTGTCGGTGCGTGTATCACACATCCACGGCACGGAAGACCGCATCTTCCCGGTGCAGTATGTGAAAGACGCGACGTTGATCCCCGGCGGTGGTCATTTCATGGTGCTGAACAAAAGCAGGGAAGTGGAGGAAGCGTTGGAATTATTAATTAGGGATTAG
- a CDS encoding DNA primase: MIPQSTIDQILEAARIEEVVGDYVSLKKRGTNLIGLCPFHDEKTPSFNVSPTKGIYKCFGCGKAGTSVNFLMDHEHLSFPEAVRFLGKKYGIEVAEEEQTDEQKEADRTRESLYIVSGFAQRFFTETLHETDEGKAIGLTYLRQRGVSPDMMERFLIGFAPDKWDGLLKAATDQGYNPEFLDQTGLTLSGEDGRRHDRFRGRVMFPIRNLSGRVIGFGGRTLRTDKKTAKYINSPESEIYHKSNVLYGLFEARKAIVDEDSCYLVEGYTDVISLHQAGVENVVASSGTSLTEGQIRLIRRYTPNIVILYDGDAAGIKASFRGLDLILQEGMNVKVVLFPDGEDPDSFSKKHPGDEVRTFIRDNSKDFISFKTGLLWEEAKGDPIKKAGLIKDIVRTIALIPDAIVRSVYVKECAGILDVEEQALVSELNKLRRDKGRQKYKRSEEAPWPEEDEYTERTPDNRVHSLEPPVQDTGMYQERELIRLLLQYGGNEILIEKSTEEEQPADNKPEMVPMTVANFMIGELQADGISLRHEGYGRIFDEICRLVSDGEVPDEKQFFRHADPTVSATAIDLLSSRYVLSENWEKRGINVETEEMVLKKSVYKVIYSLKQNHVMDMIHQNQEKLKQDLSDAELAEVMSMQNLLNLAKVQIASQLERVILK, from the coding sequence ATGATCCCGCAATCCACCATCGACCAGATCCTGGAAGCCGCCCGCATTGAAGAGGTGGTGGGTGATTATGTTTCCCTGAAGAAACGCGGAACCAACCTCATCGGCCTTTGCCCGTTCCACGACGAGAAAACACCCTCATTCAATGTGTCGCCTACCAAAGGCATTTACAAGTGTTTCGGATGCGGGAAAGCGGGTACCTCCGTGAACTTCCTGATGGACCATGAGCACCTGTCGTTCCCCGAAGCTGTTCGTTTCCTTGGAAAGAAATACGGCATCGAAGTGGCGGAGGAGGAACAAACCGATGAGCAGAAAGAGGCCGATCGCACCCGCGAGAGCCTGTACATCGTGTCCGGATTCGCACAACGCTTCTTCACCGAAACCCTGCATGAGACCGATGAAGGAAAAGCCATCGGGCTGACCTACCTCCGTCAAAGAGGTGTTAGCCCTGACATGATGGAGCGCTTCCTGATCGGTTTCGCCCCCGACAAGTGGGACGGATTGCTGAAGGCCGCCACTGATCAGGGCTACAACCCCGAGTTTCTGGACCAGACCGGACTTACGCTTTCCGGTGAAGACGGCCGGCGACACGATCGCTTCCGGGGGCGTGTGATGTTTCCCATCCGCAACCTCTCCGGCCGCGTGATCGGGTTCGGCGGACGTACCCTTCGTACCGATAAGAAAACAGCCAAATACATCAACTCTCCGGAGAGTGAGATCTACCACAAAAGCAATGTACTCTACGGTTTGTTCGAAGCCAGGAAAGCCATTGTTGATGAAGACAGCTGCTACCTGGTGGAAGGGTACACCGATGTGATTTCCCTGCACCAGGCCGGCGTGGAAAACGTGGTGGCCTCTTCCGGAACCTCCCTCACCGAAGGACAGATCCGGTTGATCCGTCGCTATACCCCCAACATCGTGATCCTGTACGATGGTGATGCCGCCGGTATCAAAGCGTCGTTCCGCGGGCTCGACCTCATCCTACAGGAAGGCATGAATGTGAAGGTGGTGCTTTTCCCCGATGGAGAAGACCCCGACTCGTTTTCCAAAAAACATCCCGGTGATGAGGTGCGAACCTTCATCCGCGACAACAGCAAAGATTTCATCTCCTTCAAAACAGGCCTCCTCTGGGAAGAAGCCAAAGGCGACCCGATCAAAAAGGCCGGACTCATCAAAGACATCGTACGCACCATCGCCCTTATCCCCGATGCCATCGTGAGGTCGGTCTACGTGAAAGAGTGTGCTGGCATCCTCGACGTGGAGGAACAAGCCCTGGTGAGTGAGTTGAACAAACTCCGCCGCGACAAGGGCCGCCAGAAATACAAACGATCGGAAGAGGCACCGTGGCCGGAAGAAGACGAATATACCGAACGTACCCCCGACAACAGGGTGCATTCCCTTGAGCCGCCGGTGCAGGATACCGGCATGTACCAGGAGCGTGAACTGATCCGTTTGCTGCTTCAATACGGTGGTAACGAGATCCTGATAGAGAAGTCAACCGAGGAAGAACAACCGGCCGACAACAAGCCGGAAATGGTGCCGATGACGGTAGCCAATTTCATGATCGGTGAGTTGCAGGCCGATGGCATCAGCCTGCGCCATGAAGGGTATGGCAGGATATTTGACGAGATCTGTCGCCTTGTATCCGATGGTGAGGTCCCGGATGAGAAGCAGTTTTTCCGCCACGCGGATCCGACTGTTTCTGCCACCGCCATAGACCTGCTGAGCTCCCGGTATGTACTGAGCGAAAACTGGGAGAAACGGGGCATCAATGTGGAAACCGAAGAAATGGTGTTGAAGAAATCGGTGTACAAGGTCATATACAGCCTGAAACAAAACCATGTGATGGACATGATCCACCAGAACCAGGAGAAACTGAAACAGGATTTGTCCGATGCCGAACTGGCCGAAGTAATGTCCATGCAAAACCTGCTCAACCTGGCGAAGGTGCAGATCGCCTCCCAACTGGAAAGGGTGATCCTGAAGTAA
- a CDS encoding HAMP domain-containing histidine kinase codes for MNIYTRKQQWKLLLLITAVCIGLSSLWYTNSLIGKLADQERKKVELWAQGTRKIADTSDDAGDISILFDVIQNNETVPVILTDEEGNVNSWRNLDSVRAQDPAYLKHMIEVMKEEHPPIEVDLIKGKNYVYYRNSTILMQLKYYPLVQLAVISLFIVVSYFAFSSSRKAEQNQVWIGMAKETAHQLGTPLSSLVAWLELLKLKGVDDSTTAELQKDVSRLETITERFSKIGAIPKLDRTNLMEVLRNTMTYMQSRSPRKVSFDIHSKEEAVHAPINAPLFEWVVENLIRNAVDAMSGEGKLNITVTDQLQYVYIDVSDTGKGIPKSQYKSVFQPGFTTKKTGWGLGLSLSKRIIENYHKGKIFVKQSDSGKGSTFRIVLKK; via the coding sequence TTGAACATTTACACGCGCAAACAACAATGGAAGCTGCTACTGCTTATCACGGCGGTTTGCATCGGTTTGTCATCCCTGTGGTACACCAACAGCCTGATCGGCAAACTGGCTGACCAGGAGAGAAAGAAGGTGGAATTGTGGGCACAGGGCACGCGAAAAATTGCTGATACCAGCGACGATGCCGGAGATATCAGCATCCTGTTCGATGTAATCCAGAACAACGAAACCGTTCCGGTTATCCTCACCGATGAAGAAGGCAATGTGAACTCATGGCGGAACCTCGACTCGGTGCGGGCACAGGACCCGGCGTACCTGAAACACATGATCGAGGTGATGAAGGAAGAACACCCGCCGATTGAGGTGGACCTCATCAAAGGCAAGAACTACGTGTACTACCGGAACTCCACCATCCTCATGCAATTGAAGTATTACCCCCTGGTACAGCTGGCGGTTATTTCACTCTTCATCGTGGTGTCTTATTTTGCGTTCAGTTCTTCACGCAAAGCGGAGCAGAACCAGGTGTGGATCGGCATGGCGAAAGAAACGGCACATCAACTGGGCACGCCGTTATCTTCCCTGGTTGCATGGCTTGAACTGTTGAAACTGAAAGGGGTGGATGACAGCACCACGGCCGAACTTCAGAAAGATGTCAGCCGCCTGGAAACCATCACCGAAAGATTTTCAAAGATCGGTGCCATCCCCAAACTGGACCGCACCAACCTGATGGAAGTACTGCGGAATACGATGACCTATATGCAAAGCCGGTCGCCCAGGAAGGTATCCTTTGATATCCACAGCAAAGAAGAGGCGGTTCATGCACCGATCAATGCACCCCTTTTCGAATGGGTGGTGGAAAACCTGATCCGCAATGCCGTAGATGCCATGAGTGGCGAAGGGAAACTGAACATCACCGTCACCGACCAGCTGCAATATGTATACATCGACGTGTCGGATACGGGCAAAGGCATCCCAAAATCACAATACAAGTCGGTCTTTCAGCCAGGATTCACCACCAAGAAAACCGGGTGGGGACTCGGGCTTTCCCTCTCCAAGCGAATCATTGAGAATTACCACAAAGGAAAAATCTTTGTGAAACAATCCGACAGCGGCAAAGGAAGCACCTTCCGCATCGTATTGAAAAAGTAA